Proteins encoded together in one Mycolicibacter minnesotensis window:
- a CDS encoding (2Fe-2S)-binding protein: MYVCLCVGATNQMVSDAVAAGACTSKEVAAMCGAGGDCGRCRCTVRDIIEATLAARPTVDSDALHRLALDISPVGSH; this comes from the coding sequence ATGTATGTATGCCTGTGTGTCGGAGCCACCAACCAGATGGTGTCCGATGCCGTCGCCGCCGGCGCCTGCACGTCGAAAGAGGTTGCCGCGATGTGCGGGGCGGGCGGAGATTGTGGCCGGTGCCGCTGCACCGTGCGGGACATCATCGAAGCCACCCTGGCCGCCAGACCCACTGTCGACAGCGATGCACTGCACCGCCTGGCACTCGACATCAGCCCGGTGGGATCACACTGA
- a CDS encoding fatty-acid--CoA ligase: MRLASPGNRVGISGGGFSQGNDPHSLVLALDYRVDDVDRTWSLIEHDHSPLRGLGARHAVLYTSESEPNRVLVTIGLRHRASVKELLRSPAVFEWFDRSGVNDLPAIFAGEVREKINLAQSDSEQGGTEVIVGAVATVADPAELMAKVHVGLDRFAAAGVRKVWVYQAVDDGHEVMTLLEFDSAASAQRFNDHPDSAAEWMAGNGSGGYPRPFVGKFAAAIDLMAPAGDGR, translated from the coding sequence ATGAGACTCGCTTCGCCTGGCAATCGTGTCGGCATTTCGGGCGGCGGATTCTCGCAGGGCAATGATCCGCATTCGCTGGTGCTGGCGCTGGACTACCGCGTCGACGATGTCGACCGGACCTGGTCGCTGATCGAGCACGACCATTCCCCGCTGCGGGGTCTGGGCGCCCGCCATGCCGTGCTGTACACCTCGGAGTCAGAGCCCAACCGGGTCTTGGTCACGATCGGTCTGCGGCACCGGGCCTCGGTCAAGGAGTTGCTTCGCTCCCCCGCCGTTTTCGAGTGGTTCGACCGCTCGGGGGTCAACGATCTGCCGGCGATCTTCGCCGGTGAGGTTCGAGAAAAGATCAACCTGGCCCAGTCCGACTCCGAGCAGGGCGGTACGGAGGTGATCGTCGGTGCGGTTGCCACGGTGGCCGACCCCGCGGAACTGATGGCCAAGGTCCATGTCGGGCTCGACAGGTTCGCCGCCGCCGGGGTGCGCAAAGTGTGGGTCTATCAGGCAGTCGATGACGGACATGAGGTGATGACGCTGCTGGAATTCGACAGCGCGGCAAGTGCACAACGATTCAACGACCACCCGGACTCCGCCGCGGAGTGGATGGCGGGCAACGGCAGCGGCGGTTACCCCCGCCCCTTCGTCGGCAAGTTCGCCGCCGCTATCGACCTGATGGCGCCCGCGGGCGACGGCCGGTAG
- the bfr gene encoding bacterioferritin, giving the protein MQGDPEVLKLLNDQLTSELTAINQYFLHAKMQDNWGFTELAGHTREESMEEMRHAEAVTDRILMLGGLPNYQRIGSLRIGQTLREQFESDLALEIDVLNRLRPGIVMCRDKQDSTTAKILETILVDEESHIDHLETQLELMDKLGDALYSAQCVARPPS; this is encoded by the coding sequence ATGCAAGGCGACCCCGAGGTTCTCAAGCTGCTCAACGACCAGCTGACCAGTGAGCTCACCGCGATCAACCAGTACTTCCTCCACGCGAAGATGCAGGACAACTGGGGTTTCACCGAGCTGGCCGGGCACACCCGTGAAGAGTCGATGGAGGAGATGCGCCACGCCGAGGCGGTCACCGACCGGATTCTCATGCTCGGCGGCCTGCCGAACTACCAGCGGATCGGGTCCCTGCGCATCGGGCAGACCCTGCGCGAGCAGTTCGAGAGCGACCTGGCGCTGGAGATCGACGTGCTCAACCGATTGCGGCCCGGCATCGTCATGTGCCGGGACAAGCAGGACAGCACCACCGCCAAGATTCTGGAGACCATCCTCGTCGACGAGGAGTCCCACATCGATCACCTGGAAACCCAACTGGAGCTGATGGACAAGCTCGGCGACGCGCTGTATTCCGCGCAGTGCGTCGCCCGGCCGCCCTCGTGA
- a CDS encoding MDR family MFS transporter, with protein MTETPVADDVRPAPVSPHRRNLIFLAIVFGLLMAALDQTIVATALPTIVSDLGNAGHQSWVVTSYLLMSTIATILAGKLGDLFGRKRVFQTAVVCFVAGSVLCGMATSMGMLVGSRALQGLGGGAITVTAAALIGQVIPLRDRGRYQGMLGAVFGVTTVIGPLLGGYVTDYLTWRWAFWINLPISVVVLVVAGVAIPALAGHAKPVIDYAGIVLIGAGATGLTLATSWGGTRYAWGSAVIIGLFVGSAAALAVFVWVESRAAAPILPTRLFADPVFAVCCVLAFVVGFAMLGALTFLPTFMQYVDGVSAITSGLRTLPMVVGMLVTSTGSGALVGRTGRYKIFPVVGTALMTIAFALMSQMDAATPALVQSVYLLILGAGIGLSMQVLVLVVQNTSSFADLGVATSGVTFFRTIGSSFGAAVFGSLFVNFLAHRLGPALRSAGLAAGAADSPEAVRRLSPQQAEPIVAAYADALGQVFLCAAPVALLGFVLALFLREVPLKELHDNAVDLGDGFGMPTTASSDELLEKAVGRLLHNEPGMRLRSIALRPDCQLDVAGLWTVLRIYRYTQVFRTARLSDIGTRLRVPYEILEPTVDRLVEQGYALRDGDHLGLTRAGLRQVGFVSSLVQDWVVDKLARSPGFEGRPDRAEVGAALERIARRALIDPDDAGESAEFASTAHG; from the coding sequence ATGACCGAAACGCCGGTCGCCGACGACGTGCGACCCGCGCCGGTCAGCCCGCACCGCCGCAACCTGATCTTCCTGGCGATTGTCTTCGGCCTACTGATGGCCGCGCTGGACCAGACCATCGTTGCGACAGCCCTGCCCACGATCGTGTCGGATCTGGGCAACGCCGGCCATCAGTCCTGGGTCGTCACCAGCTACCTGCTGATGTCGACCATCGCCACGATCCTGGCCGGCAAACTCGGTGACCTGTTCGGCCGCAAGCGGGTGTTCCAAACCGCGGTGGTGTGCTTCGTCGCCGGCTCGGTGTTGTGCGGCATGGCCACGTCCATGGGAATGCTGGTTGGGTCCAGGGCCTTGCAAGGTCTCGGCGGTGGCGCGATCACCGTCACCGCCGCCGCACTCATCGGCCAAGTGATCCCCCTGCGGGACCGAGGCCGCTACCAGGGCATGCTCGGCGCGGTCTTCGGCGTCACCACAGTGATCGGACCGCTGCTGGGTGGTTACGTCACCGATTACCTCACCTGGCGGTGGGCGTTCTGGATCAATCTGCCGATCTCGGTGGTGGTGTTGGTCGTGGCCGGGGTGGCGATCCCGGCCCTGGCGGGGCACGCCAAACCCGTCATCGACTACGCCGGGATCGTGTTGATCGGCGCGGGCGCCACCGGATTGACGCTCGCCACCAGCTGGGGTGGCACGCGTTACGCCTGGGGGTCAGCGGTGATTATCGGCCTGTTCGTCGGCTCGGCAGCCGCACTCGCCGTGTTCGTGTGGGTGGAAAGCCGGGCCGCGGCGCCCATCCTGCCGACCCGGCTGTTCGCCGACCCGGTGTTCGCCGTGTGCTGCGTCCTGGCGTTCGTCGTGGGCTTCGCGATGCTGGGTGCACTCACCTTCCTTCCCACCTTCATGCAGTACGTCGACGGGGTCTCGGCCATCACGTCCGGCCTGCGCACGCTGCCCATGGTGGTGGGCATGCTGGTGACCTCCACCGGCAGCGGCGCCCTGGTCGGACGCACCGGCCGCTACAAGATCTTCCCGGTGGTCGGTACGGCCCTGATGACGATCGCCTTCGCGTTGATGTCGCAGATGGACGCGGCCACGCCGGCGCTGGTTCAGTCGGTCTACCTGCTCATCCTGGGCGCCGGGATCGGGCTGTCGATGCAAGTCCTCGTCCTGGTCGTGCAGAACACGTCCAGTTTCGCCGACCTCGGTGTAGCGACATCCGGAGTCACGTTCTTCCGGACCATCGGCAGCTCGTTCGGTGCCGCCGTATTCGGGTCACTGTTCGTGAACTTCCTGGCCCACCGGCTGGGCCCGGCGCTGCGCAGCGCTGGGCTGGCCGCCGGTGCGGCCGACTCGCCCGAGGCCGTGCGCCGGTTGTCGCCCCAGCAGGCGGAACCGATCGTGGCGGCCTACGCCGACGCGCTCGGGCAGGTGTTCCTGTGCGCCGCGCCGGTCGCGCTGCTCGGCTTCGTGCTGGCCCTGTTTCTGCGCGAGGTTCCGCTCAAGGAGTTGCACGACAATGCGGTCGACCTCGGTGACGGGTTCGGCATGCCCACCACCGCGTCCTCCGACGAGCTGTTGGAGAAGGCGGTCGGTCGACTCCTGCACAACGAGCCCGGGATGCGGCTGCGTTCCATCGCGCTGCGCCCCGACTGCCAGCTCGACGTCGCGGGTCTGTGGACGGTCCTGCGCATCTACCGCTACACGCAGGTGTTTCGGACCGCGCGGCTCAGCGACATCGGCACGCGCCTGCGGGTGCCCTACGAAATCCTCGAGCCCACCGTCGATCGGCTGGTGGAACAGGGTTATGCGCTGCGCGACGGCGATCACCTGGGACTCACCCGCGCGGGTCTGCGTCAGGTCGGGTTCGTGTCGTCGCTGGTACAGGACTGGGTGGTCGACAAGCTGGCCCGGTCGCCCGGCTTCGAGGGCCGCCCGGATCGGGCCGAGGTCGGGGCCGCGCTGGAGCGGATCGCGCGGCGAGCGTTGATCGATCCCGACGATGCGGGGGAGTCCGCGGAGTTCGCCAGCACCGCCCACGGGTGA
- a CDS encoding carboxymuconolactone decarboxylase family protein produces the protein MSRIGSFAADDVMGWMVKSPDLAAGIGGFSAAVYNAGRLPMRTRELARMVIAFDNECTVCVNTRDADGPAAGVGEDLYEHAAEWRTWPGYSPQERLAAEFAHRFATDHISLRDDEDFWSRCAPHFTDELLADLALSCALWVGMGRVLRTLDIGQACSLTLPSRA, from the coding sequence ATGAGCCGAATCGGGAGTTTCGCCGCGGACGACGTGATGGGTTGGATGGTCAAATCGCCTGACCTGGCTGCAGGTATCGGTGGTTTCAGTGCCGCGGTCTACAACGCGGGCCGCCTGCCGATGCGTACCCGAGAGCTGGCCCGCATGGTCATCGCCTTCGACAACGAATGCACCGTCTGCGTCAACACGCGCGACGCAGATGGTCCGGCGGCCGGGGTCGGCGAGGACCTCTACGAGCACGCGGCAGAGTGGCGGACCTGGCCTGGTTACAGCCCGCAGGAACGGCTCGCCGCCGAGTTCGCCCACCGCTTCGCCACCGACCACATCAGCCTGCGCGACGACGAGGACTTCTGGTCGCGGTGCGCACCGCACTTCACCGACGAGCTGCTCGCCGACCTCGCGTTGTCGTGTGCCCTGTGGGTCGGTATGGGCCGAGTGTTGCGCACCCTGGACATCGGACAGGCCTGCTCGCTTACCCTGCCCAGCCGCGCTTGA
- a CDS encoding CocE/NonD family hydrolase, which produces MSDGVVLRADVHYPTVAETGAPADGPFPVLLALTPYGKLAPPPAAQIGGGPTPRLIKRGYIEVMVDVRGTGASGGSFAMLSADQARDGAELVTWASTLPNSNGRVGMFGISYLAINQLFTAAAVGPDSPLKAVFPVMAANDFYRDVATMGGVLHLPAVRGYGAIYSLLNLINPALEFVTPGGHARPRAGGLAAVRQRGKDQRSYFGPLTAEARGGGDAAYDGSVWETMRPDRVLSQIAANKVAVFLVGGWHDAFQRGAPLNYAALQNAATGRPASDPMQPGQPLTDRIRLLMGPWYHVSDFGGLRMQDLQMRWFDYWLKDDETAAISGPPLAFQPIGDHRWYHTREYPIPEATPTRLYLAPSGLLSADPPARPSLAALPYRSRGPVSGRSLEQWSLGLNSYATTAAGGRTRHDQDNRRAQRGALTYTTEAFDSPTMLAGPITLHVHATADTTETLWVAHLDDVTPDGVNRPLTMGALLGSHRELDPDRTWYLPDGTVLRPHHISTRAAVRPVEPGELTRYDIEIFPTAALMAPGHRLRLTLTTYDFPHLVPNASAREALAGGLYHVNQGGPTPSFLLVPLADPDSLN; this is translated from the coding sequence ATGAGCGACGGTGTTGTGCTGCGCGCCGACGTGCATTACCCCACGGTCGCCGAGACCGGTGCGCCCGCCGACGGGCCGTTTCCCGTGCTGTTGGCGCTGACGCCCTACGGCAAACTGGCGCCGCCCCCGGCCGCGCAGATCGGCGGCGGTCCGACCCCGCGGCTGATCAAGCGCGGCTACATCGAGGTGATGGTCGATGTTCGCGGTACCGGGGCATCCGGTGGTTCCTTCGCGATGTTGAGCGCCGACCAAGCCCGAGACGGCGCCGAGTTGGTCACCTGGGCGTCGACGCTGCCGAATTCCAATGGCCGCGTAGGCATGTTCGGAATCTCCTATCTGGCGATCAACCAATTGTTCACCGCCGCGGCGGTGGGCCCCGATTCGCCGCTGAAGGCCGTCTTTCCGGTCATGGCCGCCAACGACTTCTACCGCGACGTCGCAACCATGGGCGGCGTTCTGCACCTGCCTGCCGTCCGCGGCTACGGTGCGATCTACTCGCTGCTGAACCTGATCAACCCGGCGTTGGAGTTCGTCACCCCCGGCGGACATGCCCGCCCCCGGGCGGGAGGACTCGCCGCGGTTCGCCAGCGTGGCAAAGACCAGCGCAGCTACTTCGGACCGTTGACCGCAGAAGCCCGCGGCGGCGGCGACGCCGCCTATGACGGTTCGGTGTGGGAGACCATGCGGCCCGACCGGGTGCTGTCGCAGATCGCCGCCAATAAGGTGGCCGTCTTTCTGGTCGGTGGCTGGCACGACGCCTTCCAGCGGGGAGCGCCGCTGAACTACGCGGCGTTGCAGAATGCCGCGACCGGCCGACCCGCGAGCGACCCGATGCAACCGGGGCAACCCCTGACGGACCGGATCAGGCTCCTGATGGGCCCCTGGTATCACGTCTCGGACTTCGGTGGTCTGCGTATGCAGGATCTGCAGATGCGCTGGTTCGACTACTGGCTGAAAGACGATGAGACCGCGGCCATCTCCGGCCCACCGCTTGCGTTCCAGCCGATCGGCGACCACCGTTGGTACCACACCCGCGAGTACCCGATCCCCGAAGCGACGCCGACCCGGCTGTACTTGGCACCGTCAGGGCTGTTGAGCGCCGACCCCCCCGCCAGGCCGAGCCTGGCAGCCTTGCCCTACCGCTCGCGCGGCCCGGTATCCGGGCGCAGCCTGGAGCAGTGGTCATTGGGGCTGAACAGCTACGCGACCACGGCTGCCGGCGGCCGCACCCGACACGACCAGGACAACCGTCGGGCGCAACGCGGTGCGTTGACCTACACCACCGAGGCGTTCGACTCACCGACCATGCTCGCCGGCCCGATCACGCTGCACGTGCACGCGACGGCCGACACCACCGAGACATTGTGGGTCGCTCACCTGGACGACGTGACACCGGACGGGGTCAACCGCCCGCTGACCATGGGGGCACTGCTCGGTTCGCACCGCGAGCTGGACCCCGACCGCACCTGGTATCTGCCGGACGGCACCGTGCTGCGCCCGCATCACATCAGCACTCGAGCCGCGGTGCGCCCGGTGGAGCCCGGCGAGCTGACCCGCTACGACATCGAGATCTTCCCCACCGCGGCACTGATGGCGCCGGGGCACCGTCTGCGACTGACGTTGACCACCTACGACTTCCCGCACTTGGTGCCGAACGCGTCGGCACGGGAGGCATTGGCGGGAGGTCTCTACCACGTCAACCAGGGTGGACCCACCCCGTCGTTCCTGTTGGTGCCGTTGGCTGACCCGGACAGCCTGAACTGA
- a CDS encoding SRPBCC family protein: MQGSATVHMAAPAERIWDLVADVRNIGKFSPETFEAEWLDGADGPAVGARFRGHVRRNGIGPVYWTTCRVTECEPNRVFGFEVLAGDRAVNHWRYALTPTADGTDVTESFRLTESFLTKVYYWLFGGFLRQRNNIRDMRRTLERIRDVAEQA; encoded by the coding sequence ATGCAGGGTTCTGCGACAGTCCATATGGCGGCTCCGGCCGAGCGGATCTGGGATCTGGTGGCCGACGTCCGCAACATCGGGAAATTCTCGCCGGAGACCTTCGAGGCCGAATGGCTCGATGGAGCCGACGGTCCAGCGGTGGGCGCTCGGTTTCGTGGGCATGTCCGGCGCAACGGAATCGGGCCGGTGTACTGGACCACCTGTCGGGTCACCGAATGCGAGCCGAATCGAGTGTTCGGTTTTGAGGTGCTGGCCGGTGATCGTGCGGTGAACCACTGGCGCTACGCGCTCACACCCACCGCAGACGGTACGGACGTCACCGAATCTTTCCGGCTGACCGAATCGTTCCTGACCAAGGTGTATTACTGGTTATTCGGCGGATTCTTGCGGCAGCGCAACAATATTCGGGATATGCGCCGAACCCTGGAACGAATCCGCGACGTCGCAGAACAGGCCTAG
- a CDS encoding esterase family protein: MTDVTKGLRWARRLLVGAVAAAALPGLIGLTGGEATASAFSRPGLPVEYLQVPSAGMGRDIKVQFQPGGSGSPGLYLLDGMRAQDDYNGWDINTPAFEWYYQSGISVIMPVGGQSSFYSDWYKPACGKAGCSTYKWETFLTSELPAYLASEYGVSQSRNAAVGLSMAGASALTLAIYHPNQFTYAGSLSGYINPSDGKSWIGLAMGDAGGYKKEDMWGPDSDPAWLRNDPTINVDKLVANNTRLWVYCGNGRPNELGGDNIPATFLEGNFMIGQNKKFQDLYTAAGGNNAIFNFPDYGTHSWEYWGQQLQAMKPDLQSHLGASGGGS, translated from the coding sequence ATGACAGATGTGACCAAGGGATTGCGCTGGGCACGCCGACTTTTGGTCGGCGCGGTGGCTGCTGCAGCGTTGCCGGGCCTGATCGGCCTGACAGGTGGCGAGGCGACCGCATCCGCGTTCTCCCGGCCGGGTCTGCCGGTCGAGTACCTGCAGGTGCCTTCGGCAGGTATGGGCCGTGACATCAAGGTCCAGTTCCAGCCTGGCGGCTCGGGCTCCCCGGGCCTGTACCTGCTCGACGGCATGCGTGCCCAGGACGACTACAACGGCTGGGACATCAACACCCCGGCATTCGAGTGGTACTACCAGTCGGGCATTTCGGTGATCATGCCGGTCGGTGGCCAGTCCAGCTTCTACAGCGACTGGTACAAGCCGGCCTGCGGCAAGGCGGGCTGCTCCACCTACAAGTGGGAGACCTTCCTGACCAGCGAGCTGCCGGCCTACCTGGCGTCGGAGTACGGCGTGAGCCAGAGCCGCAACGCCGCGGTCGGCCTGTCGATGGCCGGCGCCTCGGCTCTGACGCTGGCGATCTACCACCCCAACCAGTTCACCTACGCCGGTTCCCTGTCCGGCTACATCAACCCCTCCGACGGCAAGAGCTGGATCGGGTTGGCCATGGGTGACGCCGGCGGTTACAAGAAGGAAGACATGTGGGGTCCCGACAGTGACCCGGCATGGTTGCGCAACGACCCGACCATCAACGTCGACAAGCTGGTGGCCAACAACACCCGCCTGTGGGTCTACTGCGGTAACGGTCGCCCCAACGAACTGGGCGGCGACAACATCCCCGCGACGTTCCTTGAAGGCAACTTCATGATCGGCCAGAACAAGAAGTTCCAGGATCTCTACACCGCGGCCGGTGGCAACAACGCGATCTTCAACTTCCCCGACTACGGCACCCACAGCTGGGAGTACTGGGGCCAGCAGCTGCAGGCCATGAAGCCCGACCTGCAGAGCCACCTCGGCGCCAGCGGCGGCGGAAGCTGA